In Cheilinus undulatus linkage group 24, ASM1832078v1, whole genome shotgun sequence, a single window of DNA contains:
- the rpl31 gene encoding 60S ribosomal protein L31 — MAPTKKGEKKKGRSAINEVVTREYTINVHKRIHGVGFKKRAPRAIKEIRKFAMKEMGTPDVRIDTRLNKAVWSKGVRNVPYRIRVRLSRKRNEDEDSPNKLYTLVTYVPVTTCKGLQTVNVDEN, encoded by the exons ATGGCCCCAACTaagaaaggagagaagaagaaggggCGTTCAGCCATCAACGAGGTTGTGACCAGAGAGTACACCATCAATGTACACAAGCGCATCCATGGAGT GGGCTTCAAGAAGAGGGCTCCCCGCGCCATCAAGGAGATCCGCAAGTTCGCCATGAAGGAGATGGGAACTCCTGATGTTCGCATTGACACTCGCCTCAACAAGGCTGTGTGGAGCAAGGGTGTCAG GAACGTGCCGTACAGGATACGCGTGCGTCTGTCCAGGAAGCGTAACGAGGACGAGGACTCCCCCAACAAACTGTACACCCTGGTCACATACGTTCCTGTCACCACATGCAAAG GTCTGCAGACAGTCAatgttgatgaaaactaa